The Solanum lycopersicum chromosome 6, SLM_r2.1 genome has a window encoding:
- the LOC101265739 gene encoding large ribosomal subunit protein uL22z isoform X1: MVKYSNEPENPTKSCKARGSYLRAHFKNTRETAHALRKMPLNKAKSYLEDVLAHKQAIPFTRFCRGVGRTAQAKNRHSNGQGRWPVKSAKFILDLLKNAESNAEVKGLDVDSLYITHIQVNQAQKQRRRTYRAHGRINPYMSHPCHIELVLSEKEESVKKEPETQLAPRKTKASS, translated from the exons ATG GTGAAGTATTCGAATGAACCAGAGAACCCAACCAAAT CTTGCAAAGCTAGGGGTTCGTATCTCAGAGCTCATTTTAAG AATACTAGAGAAACAGCGCATGCCCTTAGGAAGATGCCTTTGAACAAGGCAAAGAGCTATTTGGAGGATGTTCTTGCCCACAAACAAGCCATCCCCTTCACCCGCTTTTGTCGTGGGGTTGGTCGCACTGCTCAGGCGAAGAATCGCCACTCAAATGGACAAGGACGTTGGCCTGTCAAATCTGCAAAGTTTATCCTCGATTTGCTAAAAAATGCTGAGAGTAATGCTGAA GTTAAAGGCTTGGATGTGGATTCACTTTACATTACTCACATCCAAGTAAACCAAGCACAGAAACAGAGGCGCCGTACATACCGTGCTCATGGAAGAATCAATC CTTATATGTCACATCCTTGCCATATCGAGCTGGTATTGTCTGAGAAGGAAGAATCTGTTAAGAAAGAG CCTGAAACTCAGTTAGCCCCCAGGAAGACAAAGGCATCTTCCTGA
- the LOC101256388 gene encoding zinc finger CCCH domain-containing protein 67 isoform X1 has protein sequence MEAIQSPYMHNLSQPTLDKQYLGFDPQPPDTASFSSEPNFQNPSRDLPEVEEDEFDDDDEIALQIIFKEVQNLVLNQAFSEARAKGGVYESAMVKSGSEDEKDVRMIGEELQNLVVDQAFSEERAKGDINEGNGREEVGNEYGGNRYEDGAGWSENVNVIDVKNEKGGEVISREWGFDNDEDGDYSWSESGIVVDVENEKAGDAGSKEWGFDDYEDGDLSWTGNEIDVVNESGSMAGSKEWGFNANGRRLSYPLRPDAVDCAYYMKTGTCQYGLNCKFNHPSRRQNQQWAMEKGKQKDESEERAGLIECKYYLTEGGCKYGNACKYSHSKGKGAISPVLDFNFLGLPIRQGEKDCPFYMRTGSCKYGSSCRFHHPDPSTVTGNNPSLGYNNGGSAPVQSASYSPVSSWSSPRASNETSPFVPVVYSANQGILPLSPEWNRFQAPVYPTSEKSLPTPPAFTVKDPATKTNIYSRPQPPWLVEEYPERPGQPDCSYFIKTGDCKYKSYCKFHHPKTQKSLTNPPSVLNDKGLPLRPGQAVCSFYSRYGICKYGPACKFDHPEHIDNAPASSPRPAFYQPPFGISSASDGLRMARKGNGSGSLVHQSV, from the exons ATGGAAGCCATTCAATCACCATACATGCATAACTTAAGCCAACCTACACTTGATAAACAGTATTTAGGGTTTGATCCTCAACCTCCCGACACGGCGTCATTTTCATCGGAGCCCAATTTTCAAAACCCTAGTCGGGATCTCCCAGAAGTTGAGGAAGACgaatttgatgatgatgatgagataGCGCTGCAAATCATTTTTAAGGAGGTTCAGAATCTGGTGTTGAACCAGGCGTTCAGTGAAGCGAGAGCAAAAGGAGGTGTTTATGAATCCGCTATGGTAAAATCTGGAAGTGAAGATGAGAAAGATGTGCGAATGATAGGTGAAGAGCTACAGAATCTGGTGGTAGACCAGGCGTTCAGTGAAGAGAGAGCAAAAGGGGATATTAATGAAGGGAATGGAAGAGAGGAAGTCGGGAATGAGTACGGTGGTAATCGTTATGAAGATGGTGCTGGTTGGAGCGAAAACGTAAATGTGATTGATGTGAAAAACGAGAAAGGTGGTGAGGTGATTTCAAGAGAATGGGGTTTTGATAACGATGAAGATGGTGACTATAGTTGGAGCGAAAGTGGAATTGTGGTTGATGTGGAAAATGAGAAGGCTGGTGACGCGGGTTCAAAGGAATGGGGATTTGATGACTATGAAGATGGTGACCTTAGTTGGACCGGAAATGAAATTGATGTGGTAAATGAGAGCGGTAGTATGGCGGGTTCAAAAGAATGGGGATTTAATGCGAATGGGAGGAGGTTGAGTTACCCGTTAAGGCCTGATGCTGTGGATTGTGCTTATTATATGAAAACAGGGACATGTCAATATGGATTGAATTGCAAGTTTAATCACCCTTCTCGAAGACAAAATCAG CAGTGGGCAATGGAGAAGGGCAAGCAAAAGGATGAAAGCGAGGAAAGAGCAGGGCTGATTGAATGCAAG TATTACCTAACAGAAGGAGGGTGCAAGTATGGAAATGCCTGTAAATATAGTCATAGTAAGGGGAAGGGTGCAATCTCACCTGTTCTGGATTTTAACTTTCTTGGCCTGCCAATTCGACAG GGAGAGAAGGATTGCCCTTTCTACATGCGCACTGGGTCCTGCAAGTATGGATCCAGTTGCAGGTTTCATCATCCTGATCCTAGTACAGTGACTGGAAACAATCCTTCCCTTGGATACAACAATGGTGGATCTGCTCCAGTACAAAGTGCCTCCTATTCACCAGTGTCTTCTTGGTCTTCACCACGAGCATCGAATGAGACATCTCCTTTTGTACCAGTGGTATATTCAGCAAACCAAGGCATTCTTCCTCTGAGTCCAGAATGGAACAGGTTTCAG GCTCCGGTCTATCCAACCTCAGAGAAGAGCCTACCTACTCCTCCAGCTTTTACTGTGAAGGATCCAGCAACTAAGACAAACATCTATTCCCGACCTCAACCACCGTGGCTTGTTGAAGAATACCCTGAACGTCCAGGTCAGCCTGATTGCAGTTACTTCATTAAAACAGGAGATTGTAAATATAAGTCTTACTGCAAATTTCATCATCCGAAGACTCAAAAATCATTGACAAACCCTCCGAGTGTTCTCAATGACAAAGGCCTGCCACTAAGACCA GGCCAAGCTGTCTGTTCATTCTATAGCCGTTACGGGATTTGCAAGTATGGACCTGCCTGTAAGTTTGATCATCCCGAACATATTGACAACGCACCAGCGTCTTCTCCTCGGCCTGCTTTTTATCAGCCTCCATTTGGCATTTCTTCTGCATCAGATGGCTTGAGGATGGCGAGGAAAGGAAATGGAAGTGGCTCTCTAGTACATCAGTCTGTCTAA
- the LOC101261926 gene encoding pentatricopeptide repeat-containing protein At1g07590, mitochondrial isoform X1 yields the protein MNFISILWKQRITSAIHQTIVISLSKQTIHSCQVYCLKTSDANFTSEKSESEKEERLVDQGMVTTRNSLSQRIESVPIGESIGSTFQSWMGDGLPIHRGDIFHTMNRLRKLKLNKRALEVMEWVIRERPYRPKELDYSYLVEFTSKLHGISQAESLFSRIPSEFQNELLYNNLILGCLDRGLIRLSLAYMKKMRELDHPISYLVFNHLIILHSSPSRKKFIPKILTQMKADKVTPHVSTFNILLKIEANQHNIEGLLKVFSDMKRAKVEPNEVSYCILANAHAVARLYTVCETYTEAIEKSATGQNWSTLDILVILYGYLGKRNDLERTWGVILELSHVRSKSYVLAIEAFGRIGDLCRAEELWSAMKSRNSLKSNEQFNSLIAVYCRHGHITKATALYKEMEKSGCKPNAITYRHLALGCLRAGLIKEAIKTLQLGMDMKTSIKVKRSTPWLETTLSIIEIFADNGDVENAEKLFEELKKANYTRYTFVYNALIKAYVKGKVYDPNLLKRMILGGARPDSESYSLLKVIDQLRT from the exons ATGAACTTCATATCCATTCTGTGGAAACAGAGGATCACTAGTGCAATTCATCAAACAATTGTTATATCTTTGTCCAAACAAACTATTCATTCATGTCAAGTTTATTGTTTGAAAACATCGGATGCAAATTTTACTTCAGAGAAGTCAGAATCAGAAAAGGAAGAAAGGTTGGTAGATCAGGGAATGGTGACAACAAGGAACAGCTTAAGTCAAAGAATTGAAAGTGTACCCATAGGAGAGTCCATTGGATCCACTTTCCAAAGCTGGATGGGTGATGGTTTACCTATTCATAGAGGTGACATTTTCCACACTATGAATCGTTTGCGCAAACTCAAATTGAACAAGCGTGCTCTTGAG GTGATGGAATGGGTTATAAGGGAgagaccatatagaccaaagGAACTAGATTACTCATATTTAGTAGAATTCACTTCTAAGCTTCATGGAATATCACAAGCTGAAAGTCTATTCTCCCGAATTCCGTCTGAGTTCCAAAATGAGTTGCTCTACAACAATCTTATACTTGGATGCTTGGACAGAGGACTGATCAGGCTTTCACTAGCATATATGAAGAAAATGAGAGAACTGGACCATCCCATATCTTATTTGGTGTTCAATCATCTCATCATTCTTCATTCCTCCCCAAGCCGCAAGAAGTTCATTCCTAAAATCTTGACGCAGATGAAAGCCGATAAGGTTACTCCACATGTTTCAACCTTCAATATTCTGCTCAAGATAGAAGCAAATCAACACAATATTGAAGGCCTGTTGAAAGTTTTTAGTGACATGAAGAGAGCAAAAGTTGAACCGAATGAGGTATCTTACTGTATATTGGCCAATGCACATGCTGTGGCTAGATTGTATACAGTTTGTGAGACCTATACTGAAGCTATTGAGAAATCTGCAACTGGACAAAACTGGTCTACATTGGACATTCTGGTCATACTCTATGGATATCTGGGAAAGCGGAATGATTTAGAGAGGACATGGGGTGTCATTCTGGAGCTTTCCCATGTTAGGTCTAAGAGTTATGTCCTGGCGATCGAAGCATTTGGTAGGATTGGAGATCTCTGTCGAGCTGAAGAGCTGTGGTCCGCAATGAAATCAAGGAATTCTTTGAAGTCAAATGAGCAGTTCAATTCGCTGATAGCTGTATATTGTAGACATGGACATATTACCAAAGCCACTGCATTGTATAAGGAGATGGAGAAAAGTGGGTGCAAGCCAAATGCCATTACTTATCGGCATCTTGCTCTTGGTTGCTTGAGAGCGGGATTAATTAAGGAGGCCATCAAAACTCTTCAATTGGGGATGGATATGAAAACAAGCATAAAGGTGAAAAGATCAACTCCATGGTTGGAAACTACTCtttcaataattgaaatatttgcaGATAATGGTGATGTAGAGAATGCTGAAAAGTTGTTTGAAGAACTGAAGAAAGCGAATTATACTAGGTATACCTTTGTGTACAATGCGTTAATCAAGGCGTATGTTAAGGGGAAGGTATATGATCCAAATCTTCTTAAAAGAATGATTCTTGGAGGGGCTAGGCCAGATTCTGAGTCCTATAGCCTTTTGAAAGTTATTGACCAACTTCGAACGTGA
- the LOC101261926 gene encoding pentatricopeptide repeat-containing protein At1g07590, mitochondrial isoform X2: MVYLFIEVMEWVIRERPYRPKELDYSYLVEFTSKLHGISQAESLFSRIPSEFQNELLYNNLILGCLDRGLIRLSLAYMKKMRELDHPISYLVFNHLIILHSSPSRKKFIPKILTQMKADKVTPHVSTFNILLKIEANQHNIEGLLKVFSDMKRAKVEPNEVSYCILANAHAVARLYTVCETYTEAIEKSATGQNWSTLDILVILYGYLGKRNDLERTWGVILELSHVRSKSYVLAIEAFGRIGDLCRAEELWSAMKSRNSLKSNEQFNSLIAVYCRHGHITKATALYKEMEKSGCKPNAITYRHLALGCLRAGLIKEAIKTLQLGMDMKTSIKVKRSTPWLETTLSIIEIFADNGDVENAEKLFEELKKANYTRYTFVYNALIKAYVKGKVYDPNLLKRMILGGARPDSESYSLLKVIDQLRT, from the exons ATGGTTTACCTATTCATAGAG GTGATGGAATGGGTTATAAGGGAgagaccatatagaccaaagGAACTAGATTACTCATATTTAGTAGAATTCACTTCTAAGCTTCATGGAATATCACAAGCTGAAAGTCTATTCTCCCGAATTCCGTCTGAGTTCCAAAATGAGTTGCTCTACAACAATCTTATACTTGGATGCTTGGACAGAGGACTGATCAGGCTTTCACTAGCATATATGAAGAAAATGAGAGAACTGGACCATCCCATATCTTATTTGGTGTTCAATCATCTCATCATTCTTCATTCCTCCCCAAGCCGCAAGAAGTTCATTCCTAAAATCTTGACGCAGATGAAAGCCGATAAGGTTACTCCACATGTTTCAACCTTCAATATTCTGCTCAAGATAGAAGCAAATCAACACAATATTGAAGGCCTGTTGAAAGTTTTTAGTGACATGAAGAGAGCAAAAGTTGAACCGAATGAGGTATCTTACTGTATATTGGCCAATGCACATGCTGTGGCTAGATTGTATACAGTTTGTGAGACCTATACTGAAGCTATTGAGAAATCTGCAACTGGACAAAACTGGTCTACATTGGACATTCTGGTCATACTCTATGGATATCTGGGAAAGCGGAATGATTTAGAGAGGACATGGGGTGTCATTCTGGAGCTTTCCCATGTTAGGTCTAAGAGTTATGTCCTGGCGATCGAAGCATTTGGTAGGATTGGAGATCTCTGTCGAGCTGAAGAGCTGTGGTCCGCAATGAAATCAAGGAATTCTTTGAAGTCAAATGAGCAGTTCAATTCGCTGATAGCTGTATATTGTAGACATGGACATATTACCAAAGCCACTGCATTGTATAAGGAGATGGAGAAAAGTGGGTGCAAGCCAAATGCCATTACTTATCGGCATCTTGCTCTTGGTTGCTTGAGAGCGGGATTAATTAAGGAGGCCATCAAAACTCTTCAATTGGGGATGGATATGAAAACAAGCATAAAGGTGAAAAGATCAACTCCATGGTTGGAAACTACTCtttcaataattgaaatatttgcaGATAATGGTGATGTAGAGAATGCTGAAAAGTTGTTTGAAGAACTGAAGAAAGCGAATTATACTAGGTATACCTTTGTGTACAATGCGTTAATCAAGGCGTATGTTAAGGGGAAGGTATATGATCCAAATCTTCTTAAAAGAATGATTCTTGGAGGGGCTAGGCCAGATTCTGAGTCCTATAGCCTTTTGAAAGTTATTGACCAACTTCGAACGTGA
- the LOC101265739 gene encoding large ribosomal subunit protein uL22z isoform X2, whose protein sequence is MVKYSNEPENPTKSCKARGSDLRAHFKNTRETAHALRKMPLNKAKSYLEDVLAHKQAIPFTRFCRGVGRTAQAKNRHSNGQGRWPVKSAKFILDLLKNAESNAEVKGLDVDSLYITHIQVNQAQKQRRRTYRAHGRINPYMSHPCHIELVLSEKEESVKKEPETQLAPRKTKASS, encoded by the exons ATG GTGAAGTATTCGAATGAACCGGAGAACCCAACCAAAT CTTGCAAAGCTAGGGGTTCGGATCTCAGAGCTCATTTCAAG AATACTAGAGAAACAGCGCATGCCCTTAGGAAGATGCCTTTGAACAAGGCAAAGAGCTACTTGGAGGATGTTCTTGCCCATAAACAAGCCATCCCCTTCACCCGCTTTTGTCGCGGGGTTGGTCGTACTGCTCAGGCAAAGAATCGCCACTCAAATGGACAAGGACGTTGGCCTGTCAAATCTGCAAAGTTTATTCTGGATTTGCTCAAAAATGCTGAGAGTAATGCTGAA GTTAAAGGCTTGGATGTGGATTCACTTTACATCACTCACATCCAAGTAAACCAAGCACAGAAACAGAGGCGCCGTACATACCGTGCTCATGGAAGAATCAATC CTTATATGTCTCATCCGTGCCATATCGAGTTGGTATTGTCTGAAAAGGAAGAATCTGTTAAGAAAGAG CCTGAGACTCAATTGGCTCCCAGGAAGACGAAGGCATCTTCTTGA
- the LOC101268113 gene encoding mitochondrial pyruvate carrier 1 — MSYFRAFLNSPVGPKTTHFWGPMANWGFVISGVMDSQKPPDAISGNMTSVLCVYSLLCMRFAWMVRPRNYLLLACHASNESVQLYQLSRWLKHQRYLSQKEESVSS; from the exons ATGAGTTACTTCCGGGCATTCTTGAACAGTCCTGTTGGCCCTAAAACAACTCACTTTTGGGGTCCTATGGCCAACTGGGGCTTTGTCATTTCT GGAGTGATGGATTCACAGAAGCCCCCTGATGCAATATCTGGCAATATGACTTCAG TGCTATGTGTATATTCACTATTATGTATGAGATTTGCATGGATGGTACGTCCTCGCAATTATCTTCTTCTGGCTTGCCATGCTTCAAATGAGTCAGTGCAGCTCTATCAACTCTCACGTTGGCTAAAGCATCAGCG GTACTTGTCTCAGAAGGAAGAGAGCGTTTCTTCATGA
- the LOC101256388 gene encoding zinc finger CCCH domain-containing protein 67 isoform X2 — protein MEAIQSPYMHNLSQPTLDKQYLGFDPQPPDTASFSSEPNFQNPSRDLPEVEEDEFDDDDEIALQIIFKEVQNLVLNQAFSEARAKGGVYESAMVKSGSEDEKDVRMIGEELQNLVVDQAFSEERAKGDINEGNGREEVGNEYGGNRYEDGAGWSENVNVIDVKNEKGGEVISREWGFDNDEDGDYSWSESGIVVDVENEKAGDAGSKEWGFDDYEDGDLSWTGNEIDVVNESGSMAGSKEWGFNANGRRLSYPLRPDAVDCAYYMKTGTCQYGLNCKFNHPSRRQNQWAMEKGKQKDESEERAGLIECKYYLTEGGCKYGNACKYSHSKGKGAISPVLDFNFLGLPIRQGEKDCPFYMRTGSCKYGSSCRFHHPDPSTVTGNNPSLGYNNGGSAPVQSASYSPVSSWSSPRASNETSPFVPVVYSANQGILPLSPEWNRFQAPVYPTSEKSLPTPPAFTVKDPATKTNIYSRPQPPWLVEEYPERPGQPDCSYFIKTGDCKYKSYCKFHHPKTQKSLTNPPSVLNDKGLPLRPGQAVCSFYSRYGICKYGPACKFDHPEHIDNAPASSPRPAFYQPPFGISSASDGLRMARKGNGSGSLVHQSV, from the exons ATGGAAGCCATTCAATCACCATACATGCATAACTTAAGCCAACCTACACTTGATAAACAGTATTTAGGGTTTGATCCTCAACCTCCCGACACGGCGTCATTTTCATCGGAGCCCAATTTTCAAAACCCTAGTCGGGATCTCCCAGAAGTTGAGGAAGACgaatttgatgatgatgatgagataGCGCTGCAAATCATTTTTAAGGAGGTTCAGAATCTGGTGTTGAACCAGGCGTTCAGTGAAGCGAGAGCAAAAGGAGGTGTTTATGAATCCGCTATGGTAAAATCTGGAAGTGAAGATGAGAAAGATGTGCGAATGATAGGTGAAGAGCTACAGAATCTGGTGGTAGACCAGGCGTTCAGTGAAGAGAGAGCAAAAGGGGATATTAATGAAGGGAATGGAAGAGAGGAAGTCGGGAATGAGTACGGTGGTAATCGTTATGAAGATGGTGCTGGTTGGAGCGAAAACGTAAATGTGATTGATGTGAAAAACGAGAAAGGTGGTGAGGTGATTTCAAGAGAATGGGGTTTTGATAACGATGAAGATGGTGACTATAGTTGGAGCGAAAGTGGAATTGTGGTTGATGTGGAAAATGAGAAGGCTGGTGACGCGGGTTCAAAGGAATGGGGATTTGATGACTATGAAGATGGTGACCTTAGTTGGACCGGAAATGAAATTGATGTGGTAAATGAGAGCGGTAGTATGGCGGGTTCAAAAGAATGGGGATTTAATGCGAATGGGAGGAGGTTGAGTTACCCGTTAAGGCCTGATGCTGTGGATTGTGCTTATTATATGAAAACAGGGACATGTCAATATGGATTGAATTGCAAGTTTAATCACCCTTCTCGAAGACAAAATCAG TGGGCAATGGAGAAGGGCAAGCAAAAGGATGAAAGCGAGGAAAGAGCAGGGCTGATTGAATGCAAG TATTACCTAACAGAAGGAGGGTGCAAGTATGGAAATGCCTGTAAATATAGTCATAGTAAGGGGAAGGGTGCAATCTCACCTGTTCTGGATTTTAACTTTCTTGGCCTGCCAATTCGACAG GGAGAGAAGGATTGCCCTTTCTACATGCGCACTGGGTCCTGCAAGTATGGATCCAGTTGCAGGTTTCATCATCCTGATCCTAGTACAGTGACTGGAAACAATCCTTCCCTTGGATACAACAATGGTGGATCTGCTCCAGTACAAAGTGCCTCCTATTCACCAGTGTCTTCTTGGTCTTCACCACGAGCATCGAATGAGACATCTCCTTTTGTACCAGTGGTATATTCAGCAAACCAAGGCATTCTTCCTCTGAGTCCAGAATGGAACAGGTTTCAG GCTCCGGTCTATCCAACCTCAGAGAAGAGCCTACCTACTCCTCCAGCTTTTACTGTGAAGGATCCAGCAACTAAGACAAACATCTATTCCCGACCTCAACCACCGTGGCTTGTTGAAGAATACCCTGAACGTCCAGGTCAGCCTGATTGCAGTTACTTCATTAAAACAGGAGATTGTAAATATAAGTCTTACTGCAAATTTCATCATCCGAAGACTCAAAAATCATTGACAAACCCTCCGAGTGTTCTCAATGACAAAGGCCTGCCACTAAGACCA GGCCAAGCTGTCTGTTCATTCTATAGCCGTTACGGGATTTGCAAGTATGGACCTGCCTGTAAGTTTGATCATCCCGAACATATTGACAACGCACCAGCGTCTTCTCCTCGGCCTGCTTTTTATCAGCCTCCATTTGGCATTTCTTCTGCATCAGATGGCTTGAGGATGGCGAGGAAAGGAAATGGAAGTGGCTCTCTAGTACATCAGTCTGTCTAA